The sequence ACCAAACAGAAAAACGTTATCCTGCACAgacgcaggatatattttaattttattaactagcGATTTGCTATTCAATATAAGGCGAAAGCGTTTAGAAATTTCAAGACAGCACGTCACTCTTGGAAATATACAATTTTCATAACGAGCTTTTTAGTTATTCACAAATACTCCAACAAACATTATAATCGCATTCGTGCGAAACAGTGCCGAAAAGTTATCAACTTGAACACATTTATGtgcaaactaaattaatttttcttcTTGATAAATAAAGGAGAATAATTACTATCCACGACAAAAAAAGTCGATAAAACAATTCTATCGCTATCCCAAAATGTACTGAAACCCAAATGAATACTGCACTGAGTTTAATAATGTGTATCGCtatttttttcagttaaaaTATGCTTCTACTCAACCATGACAAACGCGATGAAatcaattttatcgatattccAGGACGTGCCTAACATAAAACAATACCCTGCAGAGTTAAAAGATAGGAAAGGTGCAATTCACTAATttcctaaaattttaaaattgtcattTATCCAATCATTTGCGACACAAAAATCGATAAAACcaattttatcgatattctCATAGTATCACCCTGCACAGAGCATAAACGTAAGTCGggtttatttttaggttttggTCAAGTGTGCGTGTTGAGCAAGGTCTATAAGTTCTTTTGCCGCGTGTCGGAGTACTGGGGTACCTGCTTGTACTCCGGGAACGGGTACAACACTAGGTGGTCCGCGGTCTTGTACCACGGGATTAGACCATTCtggaaaaaaattgtttattgtaacaggttattattatttgtttactataGAGTATTTACATTATACGCCCCCTTTCATGAGATTTTACAGTGGCCTAAATATTTTgatcacaaaaaaatatgtgttaactCACCACATTAGTTCTCTTATTGGTCCCACGTCCGTAACCGTTCCAGTGGTTACCGGCGATTCCGATTCTGTCACCCGCCtgacaaatgaaaaatatacgtgttttattatttaaaaaaaatctaaaatgtatataaaatttttttaatatataaaagcaAATTGTAATATTGAACACCTAATAACCGGAAAACAACCCTCATTTCTCCGCAAATAAAGCTAGTTTTTGAGTGTCACAGGACCcctaataataagtaaattgagGCCACTGAGAAGGGTAAGGCCACCACGCTAAGAGTAGCGAAAAGTGCACGCAGTAGAAGAGGCCTatgcccagctgtgggatagTATAataagctgatattattactaaccTCAAACGATATATCCTGGCTCTTGCCGCCGGTGTTGGACATGACGGCGACGCGGTCGTGCGCGTTCTGTCCGCCGAAGTAGTAGATGTCGTCCAGCGAGAAGAAGCTGTTGGACGCGTCTACGCGATTCGTCCACATCATCTCGTACGCGACGCGACCCACCTACGGGTAAAACGTTCATAACACATGCATTTTGATTACTACTGACGCAATACAATCGTGTAAATGTTAATGTCAGTATTTAGACAATAAATACGTAAGGAATATTTTATGGGCCATAACCTAGTTACTGCTTACCAGCAGAACAAACCGGTCCGGGTACCAAACTGTTTACAAATTTTGAACATCATTCGTACCAAGAGCGTCGCCGAGAGGGAGGGGGAGGAGAGGAGGGGGTGTTTGATATGAGAAATGAGAAAAGTattaattgtaggtaaagtcgagagcgcATGTTCCTCCCCCACTCGCCCTCTCCTGCCTTAACAATAGCATAGAGCAGAGcataattgagcgtacggaatattaggataCGAATTGGtaaattcattcgagttttagaacctctatGGAGCAGCTGCCCGTCCCTTCCCCTTGATTCGTACTATTCATGGATGATCCCCGACCATCGGACGAGTGGCTCGCTTATCATTCATTCATATCataaaaatttcttcaacgagatattttatttgctgAACCTAGGTTCAATCCGAACAGTACTAACCTGACTGTCTCCTCTTTTTGTGATCTAAACCTGCCCCAGTATCCTCTAACACTACTAACCCGACTACTGATTCTCGACCCGATCCCAATAGTACGCTCTGCGTCTTCAGGTGGTGTATAGGGTAGAGCTGGCCGGGACACTGGGGCGGTACTGACCTGGCTACTGAATCTCGACCCGATCCCAATAGTACAATCTGTTGATTCAGGTGATGTAAAGGGTACAAGCTGGCCGGGACACTGGGGCGGTACTGACCTGGCTGCTGAAGGTGCAGACGATGTAGTCGCACATAGCCAGCATGTGCAGGTCGACGAGCAGGCCGGTGAGCGACAGCGGCGTGTAGCGGCGGTGCGTGGCCGCGGTCTTCGCGATGGACGCGTCGCCCAGGAACGTGTACTCCGGGTACTTCTTGCGCGCGTCTTCTAATACCTGCAGACCAAATTATATGGATTTTAGGAGTACCCATCAGTACCAAATAGCTGTTACTTTGAACTGCTTTACCTTCAAGGTTGCATGTTCAAATCACGTCAAGGTCACCATTTTAGGTGgcgtgttataaataaaatgggaGCACAATTGGAAACATTTATTGCTTGACTAATTCATTAGGCAGTTTGCGAGCGACTGCTGCTGTCTCACATCTATGTTTATACCACCACAGTACCGAGTGAGGGGTTTGATGAATCTAAAGTAGACTTTTCAAGTGCCAGTCTGCTGGTTAGTCGCTTACAAGTTTATAGCGGCAATATTTTGCAACATGCCGACAGGGAATGATCACGTTATAGGCAAAAAATTTGCATTATTTACTGGCGACGTTATTTCAAAAACTGCATTCACAATGATACGACAATTGCCTTTCACTcccattttaacataaaataacctTAAATTCATCAAGCAAAATCCTCTCACATCAGCCACCATATTATCCTCTCCCGCACCTACAATACACTTAACCTGAGGAGGTTAAGTGTATCGTAGGTGGGGGGTCAGCAGCTACTTACATTAGCGTCATCGGTGGCGAGATAGACGCGCCTCGCGTCGACAGTCCGCGTGAGCTCTAGCTGGTCGTAGTAGTCCTTCACATGCGCCATGTACTCGTGGATGTGGTGGAACGCCGCCTCCGTGCCAACCTTGTCCGTTCTCCTTATGTGAACActgcaaaataaattgtacttattattaaaaccacAAAGGTTTTGTgtaaatgcttttaaaaaaattaaaagggtCAGTTAGACCGGGGTTATAATAGCGACGGTTGAAGGCTATTTGACATGAGCGacattatttttcgaaaaaattaacttttaaaaaacatgtgtgtcgcaaaaaaatgtcgcttatatcatttagcttttcaaccgtcgatattatTTCACGGATAACCGATATTGTGACAGCTTACTAGTATGTCATCAGTGAGATATTTCGAGATCCAAACATGCCCAAATcttcaaattacaataatttaattccaGCAGCGCATCTATGGTTGTAACTTGTAACCAACTTTAAGAAAAAGCGATGCTTCGTTTGTCTACATCTACACTGTCAGTCCTAAAggcattgtaataataatttctatgagtattaaacataaaaatataaataatgtgttaTGCAACACTGATTCTAATAACTATTACTAACGTAACCACTGAAAAAATCGCCAGCGAATACACGCTAAAGGCCGGCGCAGATATGGCGGAATGCAGCGCAGAAAATtattactgtcaaactattatcgacattgtcttcattgaaataatattcaaaatcaattaacacaacaatgtaatgcaatttattattgtgttaatggattttgaatattatttcattgaaaacAATGTCAAAAATAGTTTGACACTGCGCCGTTCCTTAGTTTCTTAGCCGTATAAAATTACGTCAACTAATCTCACgataaaatagaataacaatGGCGCGCCGAAACTCGTAAACTGCAACGTTCGTTTTATTGCTGTATTTCATtaggttaatttttattgacGATAAAATATGCATTACTTTAACCGGGTACaggttataaaatgtttatattgggtatttaattaaaattcttgaaATTGACACAGATAATAGACaagttaatatttcataatattctttaataaacaattcTCAATCATTACAGCATTATGGGTTTATATtacaacccaacctaacctaaccattTAAAGCCATAGAATAAACAAGCAACGCCGATGATGGGTATTAAAACCAAAAGAATCATGATGCTGCCAGcattaaaagaatatattttagaagGAGATTGAGTGACTTGAGGAATCTTACTCCATAAGAAATTTTACAGTAAGCTCTCACTCCATGTTCGAGGCTGAAATGCAGACGTATGGAGCGATAGTCAAAAATTTCGATAATACATAGCCTCCGTAAATAGGGGCAAAAAACAAAACAGGAAacgaaaatagtaattatactgataggtctctcatatgtgagagtccgccagcgtaggtaccaccgtgatgtctatttctgccgccgagcagcTGTGTGTAGGCAGTGTTGTGAttggtttaaagaacattgtaaccagtgtaattactggacataataagaacatctcatgtcgcaggatgtcgagcgcagtggaataccaaacaatactttgtaattcaaggtgttggtctttctactgtttacgggcggtcgtatcgcttaccatcaggcgaacggcaagctcgtctcgtcattcacaggaataaaaaaatcgaactCACCCAACTATAGGCGTCTTGAAGTTCATCTTAGCGATGGTCTCGTTGATCGCCTTCTGCATGGCGACGCGCGGCTTCAGGATGTACTTCAGCATCTGACCGATCCACCACGACGACGGGTCGCCGTTAAACCTTACTATCCTGGAATACATACTGATAGTTATATGCCGAATCTTTATCGATCATCGAtagtaataataactatttccACTTTAACTGTGCAGAATATCAAATGCTGAATATTGTTATGGTTCAATGTTATCACGTGGAAAATTATCGCAAAATTGTTgcgactgcctcagtggcgtagttgtattgcgtgcgcggtacgacaccgctaCAAGGACCCGGGTCGGATCCCGGGTcggaaagtgatattgggttttactgcTGTGTCAGCCCAGAGTCTGCAATTTGTCCCGGATTTGCCGATAGGctagccccctatcacatcatggcccGAAACGCACAGGCGAAAAGTGGCTGGACTCATAGCAACTCAGCCTACCCCTATAAGgacaaaggcgtgatactatgtgtTTTTTCACAAAATTCTTGTAAACATTAGAAAAACTACATGTTGAAATGTTAAAGACTTATTCATGCCCTTATCTACGTACCTGGGCGCCAAATCTTTGGGTATGGCGAGCGGCAAGAACTTTGGCTTCTGCGATATAGAGTCTATGAACGGCAACGACACCACCTTCGCGTCGTACAATACTGAAACAAAAAGAGGAAAAACTTACTTAACATTCAAGATATATGATTCCATAAAATCTTTACTTTTTTtcgttgctttgaatgactagtcGAGCTtgtttgtctgatggtaagcgatacgaccgcccataaacagcagaaacaccatccaacatcttgaatgacacagtattgtttggtattccactgcgctcgccatcctgatacatgatatgttaagtctcattatgtccagtagtgacactggctacaatatccttcaaactggaacacaacagtgcctacacactgctgctcggcggcagaaatagatattgcggtagtAACTatccaagcggactctcacatgagagacctaccaacagtaaactttatttattcttcATCTACCCTGATACTACAATGTGGGGTCAACGCAACACTTCCAATTGTAAAACAACATATATTTCGACTGTTGCCACATTTGGTAACCTGTTTTTTGGGCACTAATTACcgaatcaaataaaactattatccTGTACAAATTAACTAAccaaaaatatcttatatgaCATCACTgcatatatgaataattaaagattgactaaaaaggaaaaataatttttaacaaaaaaattataccaccgtcaaaaacgattaaaaacaaaaatacaatttaacgtTACCTATAtgctggataccaattttggattcggtgactaattttaattagtatttgtCATTTGATTAAGACAATTCGactgtcattatatttgacACTATAGTACAGGATCCCTGGTACACTTTtcatcgtttattactatcaagttgatttttcgtgagtagctacaattacaattacattaCTATACTACAATTTGTAGGACAATGTGAGTAGTAAGCTATGCAAATGTTagctaaccaataaaaaatcagttcgttagtaattattttttatgacctTCTTTATGATACATGTTGGAGAGGGGACTCCCtaacaaaactttatattttttaggacaaatattttttcacgttatttagataattatctcgataattaacaaagaaaaattcggttagtaataagtttttaaaattcgtcaaatcaacatattttatgctTGCTACTCCTATTAAGCTACCATTtaccatttaatatattatattattatataataagttttaaaattcgtcaaatcaacatattttatccttgcTACCCCTATTAAGCTACCATTTACCAACGTTACTGTAAGCAAAAACTTGGGCGTCTAGTCTCACTAGACTAGAGTTACTCACGAAAAATcagcttgatagtaataaacgatgaAAAGTGTACCAAGGATCCTGTACTACTACTACCCTAtgcatcatttaaaaaaatgccttaTTACCTACTTACATGCTAATGTaaacacaataacaaacacattgAGGTTGATAATCACCTGGCCACTGCACCACCTTGTCGTCATACGCGGAGGTGCAACTGTCCGATATGGGATAGAACACATAGTCCCATCCCTTTGTGTTGTACCGCCATCCCTTGGAGTTTAGGATAAGGGTGCGTTCCGTTGCGTATGCGAATATGAGGCAGTACACTATGTGGTGCAGTTGACAACCGAAACCGCAGCCCTGGAATAGAAAAAACATGGTGGAGTCGCGGATAAAATTATTGGTGTAAaattaatggtaaaaaatattaataataacaagtttttatttaaatgttctaaagagaaaaaaaattaaattgaataaaactttGTGGAGGTTGTAGATTTTGTAGATATAAAAGCTCCTGAGATTTACTTTTGTTAAAACcaagttacataattattgtattatctacaAAAGTAAATCTCGTGACGAGTTTTTGTATctataaagtttaaaacaaagtttgattcattttaaagtttttttctattttgagagcatttaaataaactttgttcttaataat is a genomic window of Manduca sexta isolate Smith_Timp_Sample1 unplaced genomic scaffold, JHU_Msex_v1.0 HiC_scaffold_133, whole genome shotgun sequence containing:
- the LOC119191307 gene encoding alpha-(1,6)-fucosyltransferase-like, whose protein sequence is MFFLFQGCGFGCQLHHIVYCLIFAYATERTLILNSKGWRYNTKGWDYVFYPISDSCTSAYDDKVVQWPVLYDAKVVSLPFIDSISQKPKFLPLAIPKDLAPRIVRFNGDPSSWWIGQMLKYILKPRVAMQKAINETIAKMNFKTPIVGVHIRRTDKVGTEAAFHHIHEYMAHVKDYYDQLELTRTVDARRVYLATDDANVLEDARKKYPEYTFLGDASIAKTAATHRRYTPLSLTGLLVDLHMLAMCDYIVCTFSSQVGRVAYEMMWTNRVDASNSFFSLDDIYYFGGQNAHDRVAVMSNTGGKSQDISFEAGDRIGIAGNHWNGYGRGTNKRTNVNGLIPWYKTADHLVLYPFPEYKQVPQYSDTRQKNL